A genomic window from uncultured Umboniibacter sp. includes:
- the ptsP gene encoding phosphoenolpyruvate--protein phosphotransferase — protein sequence MLQALRKLVQQVNNAETLDEALRTIVEGVRSAVETDACSIWLRNGDSQQITLMATEGLSRELEKKLVLDSNQGLVGWVAEREEPINLSNAANHPRYHFVKALGEESFDAFLGAPIMHAGKVLGVIVVQHRSRKAFDEEDESIIITASAQLAGVLAYAEVVENEDLQRVGDPSKEKSYKGLASASGIGVGHAVVLSSQKDFRSVPKRKVVDHDAELAAFHNALTQLRAELDKLAVSLEEELNREEVALFDVYARMLDDQAIGGEIVRRIETGDAAEYATARVFEGHVRVFTNMDDEYLRERSADVRDLGMRLLAHLAPSVSERKDLPERCVLVARSLVATHLGQIDHKRIAGLVSLKGSSNSHVAILARAMGIPTVMGCEELQLKDLDGQELIVDGYRGHVILNAKPQIRAHYSEVAAQAAQLTKELRALKNLPARTPDGKRLILMANTGLATDAIQAKEVGAEGAGLYRTEIPFILKERFPSEREQSRIYRQQLIAFAPQPVTMRTLDVGGDKPLNYFPIEEDNPFLGWRGIRISLDHPEIFLGQVRAMMSASEGLDNLKIMLPMIASMQEFDRAEQLIIRAHEEMMADGYDIKLPDIGVMIEVPAAVYLADRLAKRAAFLSVGSNDLIQYLLAVDRNNERVSDVYESYHPAVLNALQHVATAAAKEGKPVSLCGELASDPGAAVLLFAMGYRYLSLNSYALPRVKAVIRQLPFSDMEEMLALTADFDRATELRAFVSAELIKRGVDPLLLSRVTD from the coding sequence ATGTTGCAGGCCCTGCGAAAACTTGTTCAACAGGTTAACAATGCCGAGACGCTCGATGAAGCGCTTCGCACGATTGTTGAGGGCGTGCGCTCAGCGGTTGAGACTGATGCCTGTTCAATCTGGTTACGCAATGGTGACTCTCAGCAAATCACGCTGATGGCCACCGAAGGTCTGTCTAGGGAGCTCGAGAAGAAGTTGGTGCTGGACTCCAATCAAGGTCTCGTCGGATGGGTTGCTGAGCGCGAAGAACCCATCAACTTAAGCAATGCTGCTAACCATCCTCGCTACCATTTCGTTAAAGCCTTAGGTGAAGAGTCCTTCGATGCCTTTCTCGGTGCACCAATTATGCATGCGGGTAAGGTGTTGGGCGTTATCGTGGTGCAGCATCGTTCTCGCAAGGCCTTTGATGAAGAAGATGAATCGATCATTATCACGGCATCGGCTCAGCTAGCAGGTGTCTTGGCCTATGCCGAGGTGGTGGAGAACGAAGATCTGCAAAGGGTCGGCGATCCGAGTAAGGAAAAGAGTTATAAGGGTTTGGCGAGTGCCTCCGGTATTGGCGTGGGGCATGCGGTCGTATTGTCGTCCCAAAAGGATTTTCGCTCCGTACCCAAACGCAAAGTCGTTGATCATGATGCTGAACTTGCAGCGTTTCATAATGCATTGACCCAGCTAAGGGCCGAATTAGATAAACTAGCCGTATCGCTCGAAGAGGAATTGAACCGCGAGGAAGTCGCGTTATTCGACGTCTATGCGCGCATGCTGGATGACCAGGCTATCGGTGGTGAGATTGTCCGCAGAATTGAAACGGGCGATGCCGCAGAGTATGCCACCGCTCGAGTTTTCGAGGGGCATGTCCGCGTATTCACCAATATGGATGATGAGTACCTGCGCGAGCGCTCCGCGGACGTCAGAGATCTGGGTATGCGCCTGTTAGCACATCTGGCTCCGTCAGTGAGCGAACGTAAAGACCTTCCCGAGCGCTGCGTTCTGGTAGCCCGGAGTTTGGTGGCTACGCACTTGGGCCAAATTGATCATAAGCGTATTGCCGGGCTGGTCTCGCTTAAGGGCTCAAGTAACTCTCACGTAGCCATCCTTGCTCGTGCTATGGGCATCCCCACAGTGATGGGGTGCGAGGAACTTCAACTCAAAGATCTCGACGGTCAAGAGCTCATTGTTGACGGTTATCGCGGTCATGTCATTCTCAATGCGAAGCCGCAAATTCGAGCGCACTATAGCGAAGTGGCGGCACAGGCGGCTCAGCTCACTAAGGAGCTGCGAGCGCTTAAGAACCTTCCTGCACGAACGCCGGATGGTAAGCGACTTATTCTCATGGCAAATACCGGTCTTGCGACCGATGCCATTCAGGCCAAGGAAGTGGGCGCAGAAGGGGCGGGTCTCTATCGAACTGAAATTCCCTTTATTCTCAAAGAACGTTTTCCGAGCGAGCGAGAGCAGAGCCGCATCTACCGACAGCAACTCATCGCCTTTGCTCCTCAGCCCGTTACTATGCGCACCCTAGACGTTGGCGGTGATAAGCCACTGAATTACTTTCCTATTGAGGAGGATAATCCATTCCTAGGCTGGCGAGGTATTCGTATCTCTTTGGATCACCCCGAGATTTTCCTGGGGCAGGTTCGCGCTATGATGTCTGCCAGTGAAGGCTTAGATAATCTTAAAATTATGCTGCCGATGATCGCCTCAATGCAGGAGTTTGATCGCGCTGAACAACTTATCATCCGTGCCCACGAAGAGATGATGGCCGATGGCTATGATATTAAATTGCCAGATATTGGCGTGATGATTGAAGTCCCGGCGGCCGTTTACTTGGCCGATCGTCTGGCTAAGCGGGCGGCGTTTCTTTCGGTTGGCTCGAATGACTTAATTCAATACCTATTAGCCGTTGATCGAAACAACGAGCGTGTCTCTGATGTGTATGAAAGTTATCACCCTGCCGTGCTAAATGCGCTCCAGCATGTTGCCACGGCCGCTGCAAAAGAGGGTAAACCAGTTAGTCTTTGTGGCGAATTAGCCAGTGATCCGGGTGCGGCGGTGCTGCTTTTCGCGATGGGCTATCGCTATCTTTCATTGAATAGTTATGCCTTGCCTCGGGTTAAAGCAGTAATACGGCAGCTGCCGTTTTCGGATATGGAAGAAATGCTTGCATTGACGGCAGACTTTGACCGGGCAACGGAGTTAAGGGCGTTTGTATCGGCGGAGCTTATCAAGCGTGGGGTTGATCCGCTGCTGTTAAGTCGAGTTACCGACTGA
- the rppH gene encoding RNA pyrophosphohydrolase, with the protein MIDSDGFRPNVGIIITNGSGQVLWAQRAGQTSWQFPQGGIDGDESPREALYRELYEEVGLREEDVDIIGETRGWLRYRLPHRLIRHGQKPLCIGQKQKWFLLRLTAPESAIDLNAYGKPEFDSWRWVSYWYPLRMVVNFKREVYRRAMDELLPLLHRSLSKD; encoded by the coding sequence GTGATAGACTCGGATGGGTTCCGCCCAAATGTCGGGATCATAATCACCAATGGCAGCGGTCAAGTATTATGGGCTCAACGAGCAGGGCAAACATCTTGGCAGTTCCCACAGGGTGGGATTGATGGCGACGAATCGCCGCGCGAAGCGCTTTATCGAGAGCTCTACGAAGAAGTTGGTTTACGTGAGGAAGACGTTGATATTATTGGAGAGACCCGTGGTTGGCTCCGATATCGTCTGCCCCATAGACTTATTCGTCACGGTCAAAAACCGCTGTGTATTGGTCAAAAACAAAAATGGTTTCTGCTACGTCTAACGGCGCCAGAATCGGCCATCGATTTGAATGCCTACGGAAAGCCTGAATTCGATTCATGGCGATGGGTGAGTTATTGGTATCCGTTACGCATGGTGGTGAATTTTAAGCGCGAAGTATACCGTCGCGCCATGGATGAATTACTGCCCTTACTGCATCGCTCACTAAGCAAGGATTAG
- a CDS encoding HAD family hydrolase, producing the protein MALALFDLDNTLIVGDSDHYWGEFLIEKGLVSEAEHREKNDQYYRDYLDSSLDINDYLHFAMGHFHGKSLSEVQPLLDEYVANVIPTIAPNSRELIEAHESAGDTLVIVTATNQILAQGVAKALGVEHLIATDVRIEDGIIVGGLAGEANFRDGKIINMKQWIKQHGGTLSDAYFYSDSHNDIPLLEAVRWPIAVDPDEQLTHWALLNDHPIISLRD; encoded by the coding sequence ATGGCACTCGCACTTTTCGATTTGGACAATACATTAATTGTTGGTGATTCCGATCACTACTGGGGTGAGTTTCTGATTGAAAAAGGCTTAGTTTCAGAAGCCGAGCATCGGGAAAAGAATGATCAATACTATCGCGACTACTTGGACTCCAGCCTTGATATCAATGATTATCTGCATTTTGCCATGGGCCACTTTCACGGCAAATCGCTGAGTGAAGTCCAGCCGCTTCTGGACGAATATGTTGCCAACGTCATTCCCACTATCGCACCGAATAGCCGCGAGTTAATCGAGGCGCACGAAAGTGCTGGCGACACCTTAGTGATCGTTACCGCCACCAATCAAATCTTGGCGCAAGGCGTGGCGAAAGCATTAGGGGTTGAACATCTTATTGCCACTGACGTGCGTATCGAAGATGGCATTATTGTGGGGGGCTTAGCGGGCGAGGCAAACTTTCGCGATGGTAAAATCATCAACATGAAGCAGTGGATTAAACAGCACGGCGGTACCTTGTCGGACGCTTACTTCTACAGCGACTCCCACAATGATATTCCCCTACTCGAAGCGGTTAGATGGCCGATTGCGGTGGACCCGGATGAGCAACTTACCCATTGGGCGCTGCTCAACGATCACCCTATTATCAGCTTGAGAGACTAG
- a CDS encoding class I SAM-dependent rRNA methyltransferase → MSDSLNTLFLKRGAEKRIRGGHLWLYSNEVDKQRSSLKTFSLGEQVLVKAHDDKRLGLAVMSPNNLICGRFLSRTKTTEFTKGDLKKRIRQALSLREMTYSQPYYRLVHGDADWLPGLVIDRFNDVFSIQLNSVFMDQFGPTVVNVINEVFEPKAIVYRNDSIARADEGLEANVEVISGELPEEVLLVENDTQFRVPIIDGQKTGWFFDHRENRARLNGMVNGKRVLDVFSYVGGWGVQAAKHGASEVVCVDASAFACEEVLANAERNGVADKVTAMTGNAFEVMKQLVDQGEHFDVVIVDPPALIKRRKDLKQGEQAYHRLNQLAIRLMGSEGTLVSASCSMHLGRERLGEVVRVASRHVDRQAQIFYDGRQGFDHPVHPAIPETDYLKAIFCRVVRELS, encoded by the coding sequence ATGTCAGACAGCCTAAATACGCTCTTCCTCAAACGCGGTGCAGAGAAGCGCATTCGCGGTGGTCACCTGTGGCTCTATTCGAATGAAGTAGACAAACAGCGCTCTTCGCTTAAAACCTTTAGTTTGGGCGAGCAAGTGTTGGTCAAAGCTCATGATGACAAACGTTTAGGCTTGGCCGTGATGAGTCCGAATAATCTCATCTGCGGGCGCTTTTTAAGTAGAACCAAAACCACGGAATTTACCAAAGGCGATTTGAAGAAGCGCATTCGTCAGGCGTTAAGCCTCCGAGAGATGACCTATTCTCAGCCCTACTATCGTTTGGTTCATGGTGATGCTGATTGGCTGCCAGGGCTAGTCATTGATCGTTTCAATGACGTCTTCTCAATACAGCTGAATTCAGTGTTTATGGATCAGTTCGGTCCAACCGTTGTAAACGTGATTAATGAAGTGTTCGAACCGAAGGCTATTGTTTACCGCAACGACTCCATTGCCCGCGCCGATGAGGGGCTTGAGGCTAACGTGGAAGTTATTTCCGGGGAGTTACCTGAGGAAGTGCTTCTTGTCGAGAATGATACCCAGTTCCGAGTGCCAATTATCGATGGACAAAAGACTGGCTGGTTCTTCGATCATCGCGAAAACCGAGCTCGCCTAAATGGTATGGTTAACGGCAAGCGCGTTCTGGATGTCTTCAGTTACGTAGGCGGTTGGGGTGTTCAAGCGGCAAAGCATGGCGCCAGCGAAGTAGTGTGTGTTGATGCCTCGGCGTTCGCCTGTGAGGAAGTTCTCGCTAACGCAGAGCGCAATGGCGTAGCGGATAAAGTTACCGCAATGACGGGTAATGCCTTTGAAGTAATGAAGCAGTTAGTGGATCAGGGTGAGCACTTTGATGTCGTGATTGTTGATCCTCCAGCGCTGATTAAACGCCGCAAAGACTTAAAGCAGGGCGAGCAGGCCTATCATCGTCTGAATCAACTCGCAATTCGTCTCATGGGGAGTGAAGGCACATTAGTGTCAGCATCGTGTTCAATGCACCTTGGACGTGAGCGTTTAGGTGAAGTGGTTCGCGTAGCGAGCCGTCATGTTGATCGTCAGGCGCAGATTTTCTACGATGGCCGTCAGGGCTTCGACCACCCAGTTCATCCGGCAATTCCAGAAACGGATTATCTCAAAGCAATTTTCTGCCGAGTAGTTCGCGAGCTGTCGTAA
- the gcvH gene encoding glycine cleavage system protein GcvH, whose translation MSNIPAELKYIDSHEWIRIEGDFAVVGVTDHAQDSLGDVVFVELPEVGAELSQGEESGVVESVKAASDIYSPLSGEVVEVNGLLEDAPETVNESPYVDGWFYKLRLTDTSELDGLLDAEAYQDICEDA comes from the coding sequence ATGAGCAATATTCCAGCTGAACTAAAGTACATTGATTCGCACGAGTGGATTCGTATCGAAGGTGACTTCGCAGTTGTCGGTGTTACTGACCACGCACAGGATAGCCTCGGCGATGTCGTATTCGTTGAACTGCCAGAAGTTGGCGCTGAACTAAGCCAAGGAGAAGAGTCAGGTGTTGTTGAGTCAGTGAAAGCTGCATCGGATATCTACAGCCCACTATCGGGTGAAGTTGTAGAAGTTAATGGCCTGCTAGAAGATGCGCCAGAAACCGTTAACGAAAGCCCTTATGTAGACGGATGGTTCTACAAACTTCGTCTTACTGATACGTCAGAACTTGACGGTCTGCTTGATGCAGAGGCTTACCAGGACATTTGCGAAGACGCTTAA
- a CDS encoding iron ABC transporter permease, with product MLQGNRLAISYVPIALVLLLVAAPVVALISSWGSIDVELWSHLWRTQLPELITNTLLLMLGVSVGVLLFGVSTAWLTSVCDFPGRRWLSWALVLPMAMPAYVLAFVVLGITDFGSPLQQFIAAQFPGVYLDLRHPLAVMLVLSLVFYPYVFLLARTAFRYQGITSIQAARTLGKGPWQAFFSVVLPMARPAIAAGLALALMETLADFGAVSVFNYQTFTTAIYKSWSSFYSLSTATQLASLLLLLVAVLLLLERFNRRGRFAENSAPLQRFQLAGAAKWLATSWCFAIFFFAFLLPLVQLVIWAWDEFSLLRDPRFIGFILNTVKLGVMAMLVAVVFATLAQLANFYNRSKWLSYLQVFVSLGYALPGSVMAVGMMIVAAQIDSLLARHFLMGSAFVLILAYLARFYAVANGPIETAMAKIKPSLLESARVLGVSSAQQFRRVVLPLLSPGVYVATLMVLVDVMKEMPATLLLRPFGWDTLAIKIFELTSEGEWQQAAVPALILVLVSILPVVYLLNKTAKNN from the coding sequence ATGCTGCAGGGCAATAGACTGGCAATTAGCTACGTCCCTATTGCCCTAGTTTTGCTATTGGTCGCGGCCCCCGTGGTCGCGCTGATTAGCAGTTGGGGAAGTATCGATGTTGAACTATGGTCTCACCTTTGGCGAACACAGCTTCCCGAGTTAATCACTAACACCCTATTGTTGATGCTAGGTGTTTCGGTTGGTGTGCTGCTCTTTGGTGTATCAACCGCGTGGCTGACCTCGGTGTGTGACTTCCCAGGTAGGCGATGGTTAAGCTGGGCATTAGTCCTGCCCATGGCCATGCCGGCCTATGTATTAGCCTTTGTAGTTTTGGGTATTACGGACTTCGGTTCGCCACTTCAGCAGTTTATCGCCGCTCAATTCCCGGGAGTTTATCTAGACCTTCGCCACCCTCTAGCGGTGATGCTAGTGCTGTCTCTTGTCTTCTACCCCTATGTGTTTCTACTCGCGCGGACGGCATTTCGCTACCAGGGGATTACCTCGATCCAGGCCGCCAGAACGCTGGGAAAGGGCCCTTGGCAAGCATTCTTTAGTGTTGTCTTACCCATGGCAAGGCCAGCGATAGCAGCCGGCTTGGCCTTGGCGCTCATGGAAACCTTGGCAGACTTTGGTGCGGTATCCGTCTTTAACTATCAGACGTTCACCACGGCAATTTACAAGAGTTGGTCGAGCTTCTATAGCCTCTCAACCGCCACTCAATTGGCCAGCTTACTCTTACTCCTTGTTGCCGTGTTGTTGCTCCTGGAACGTTTTAATCGCCGTGGTCGTTTTGCAGAAAATTCTGCACCGTTGCAGCGTTTTCAACTTGCGGGTGCTGCGAAGTGGTTAGCAACTTCATGGTGCTTTGCGATCTTCTTTTTTGCCTTTTTACTGCCGCTAGTGCAGTTAGTTATTTGGGCATGGGACGAATTTTCGTTACTGCGCGATCCACGCTTCATCGGCTTTATTCTCAATACCGTCAAGCTCGGCGTCATGGCAATGTTGGTTGCGGTAGTGTTTGCAACACTTGCCCAGCTGGCTAACTTCTATAATCGCAGTAAATGGCTTTCCTATTTACAGGTCTTTGTCAGCCTTGGCTACGCGTTGCCTGGTTCGGTGATGGCAGTGGGGATGATGATCGTCGCGGCGCAGATTGATAGTCTGCTGGCGCGGCATTTCCTGATGGGTAGTGCGTTTGTCTTGATTCTCGCTTATTTAGCGAGATTCTATGCCGTGGCTAATGGGCCAATTGAGACGGCAATGGCGAAAATTAAGCCTAGTTTACTGGAGTCCGCTCGGGTTCTGGGTGTGTCTTCCGCCCAACAATTTCGGCGAGTAGTGCTGCCGCTACTGAGCCCGGGTGTATACGTTGCCACCTTGATGGTGCTAGTTGACGTTATGAAGGAGATGCCCGCCACCCTGTTATTGCGACCGTTTGGCTGGGATACGCTGGCCATTAAGATCTTCGAACTGACCAGTGAGGGCGAATGGCAGCAGGCCGCTGTTCCGGCTTTAATTCTCGTTTTGGTCTCGATACTTCCGGTTGTTTATCTGTTGAATAAAACAGCAAAAAACAATTGA